Sequence from the Rhizobium sp. TH2 genome:
TTCGCGATTTTTGCAACAGTTGCACGAGATGCGCCAGTTGCATTTTGTATTTGCGTCCATGATATCCCTGCTTTCAGCATGGAAGCGATACCTTCGTTCCGCTTTACGTCTTCGATCCGGCCTCGATACCGTCCCTCCTCCTTGGCCTTGGCTTGACCCTGAGCCTGTCGGCGTCGGCGGTCCTCATAATCCTTCCGCGCGACAGCAGCGAGGACGTCCAGCATCATACCATTTATCGCCGAGAACATGCGCCCGGTGAAATCATCTGTGGAGACGGCGGTGAGCATCCAAGAGGTCGGAAGGTCCATCGCGACGACGCGGACCTGTCGGGCGTCCAATTGGACGCGGAGCTTCTGCCAGTCGGCGGCGGTAAGGCGTGACAGGCGGTCCACTTGCTCGATCAATAGCACGTCGCCGGGGCGCGCGTCGGAAAGCAGTCGGAAGAGTTCGGGACGGGAGAGTGTCGATCCGCTTTCATTCTCAGCATAGGCTGCGGCGATGGTTAGCCCACGTTCTGTGGCGAATGCCTCAAGCTCGGCACGGGCTCGGCTTGCATCCTGTTCATTCGTAGAAGCCCGAAGGTAGAGTCTTGCAAGCATTCGAAAATTCCCCGAAAGTTTAATTAGGATGGTCTACATATAAGTGGTTTACTTTGAATGGTCAAACACCATTTATTGAACCAGCGCAGGTCTGGTTCATTGGAAGCATACTCATAATGAACCAGCCCATGCAGTGTGATTTCATGATGTCAGGCTATTCACCCTTTCTAATTATCATTAATACCCAGTCACCGACGAACCGGCATTTGGTGCCGACATGGGCGAGCAGTGATATCGCCGAATTTCTCCCGCTGTGACGCGTGAAATCGAAAACAGTGGCAACCGCTAACCCCTTGCCAAACCTAGCGGAATGATCCCTAGCGGCGGTCGAGCAAGAGCTTTTAAACGTTAGGGGAAATGCGGGAATAATCGGGGCATTTCTCTGGCGTATAACGGGAAAATTCTCTCATGGCGTAACGGGAAGAACGCAATGCTATTGGGAAGCTCTCGTTGTCCGGTGATAATAGGACCGCAAAGCCGCCAAGCGCTCACCACGGGTCAACTCGGGACGCTTCAATCGATAGCAAACGCGGACTGCTCCTCCGCATCAACATCCGAAATTTTTGCACCCGGTTTCACTATTTCTGTACAGGGCTCAAATCATCGGGAAAACGCCCTTCCCGATACAATCTGCCAAATTTAAGCTCTCGCCCCGTCTGAGAGAAATCCCCATGACTAAACGCAATCTGCCAGCGGCTCTTCTCAGCAACGCCTGGCACGAACATTTTGATACTACGGCAGCGTTTCTGATGAAATTTTTGGAAACCAGTTTCGCGCATCATAGTGTAAATCGATAACATGTATTCAGCACACCAGGCCTATTAAAATCCATGATCGAACGCTCTCACGTTATCCTACAACAAGTTTCAAAATATACTTTTATGTTGCTTTCTGTTCACGCGAAATAGTTATCGACACTCTTTTCTCCAACACCGTTATGCTGCTCATAGTATTGCTCGGAGCGCATTTTTTTGTTAGTGTGTACTATCGCGTTTTCAAGACGTGATCACGACGACGGTTGTGTTGCAGAGTGACGCCGATGCCCGACTTTTGCCCTTTGAACGGGCATCGGCGCATCGGGTATAAAAGGGTTTCAAATGGAAAACGTACTACGGCCCAATTTCGGCCGACTGACTTCGCACGCCCTTATTCATGAGATGAGCGAGCAAGACCCGCTGGGCGGGCTCGCCCGCGCTTGGTATGCCGACAAGGGAAATCCCAAGTGTCAGATGGATTTATCGCGCTTTTTTGATCGCCAACTTCGAGATTACTTCGATCTCAACGTTTACTCTATGCTTCGCCACCTCTTCGACCAGACAATTCAAATGGGCCGAGACAGTTGGGGGTTTACCTACATGAGGATAGCCAAAGGCGACACCATGACTAACGGCGTCGGCTGCGACGAACGAACAGCTAAACGCCTCGTGGCGCAACTGGCAGAGATCGGAGTTATCATCAAGGAACCCAATCCCAAGGGTGTTCAGATAACATTCAATCTGAACTGGAGACCCCAACCCGGTCAGCGGCGTGCGTATGAGGACCGAAAAAAGGCACCGACAAGGAAAATGGGTGACACGCGTGTCACCCGTCCAGTGACAGGGATGTCACCCCCGGCAGTGACAGGGATGTCACCCATAAGAGAAGAAGATGTACGAGAAGAAGAAATAAGAGGAGAAGCATTTTACTCGGCTCCCGCTTCGCAGAACCGAGTGATCGGTTCTTCCGATTTTAATTTTATTGAGGAAGTGGAGCCTGCCTCACCCTCGGCGCAAGAACCTCCAGCTCCGCAGAGTTCCTCGTCGCCCCAAGTGCCAACCGGCACCCCCACTAAGGAACTGCGCAAGACCCATGATCGGCCCACCCAGGCACAGCAAAAAGTGAAACCGGGTGCAATTGAGGAAACGTTCCGCGCTGCATTCGATGATGCCTTCCGGGACTATCCCGGCGCAATCTGGGTAGGCTGGACCGGGAAAGAACGTGCCATAGTCAACAACGCCCTGATCAAAAAATGGGAGAGAAAACCCGAAGATTTGCACGAGTTCTTGCGCTGGGCGGTCACCAACTGGACACAGATCATGTCCTATCGCTTCTCCTGGGTAAAGCATGACCGCCCGGAAATCCCGACGCTT
This genomic interval carries:
- a CDS encoding recombinase family protein translates to MLARLYLRASTNEQDASRARAELEAFATERGLTIAAAYAENESGSTLSRPELFRLLSDARPGDVLLIEQVDRLSRLTAADWQKLRVQLDARQVRVVAMDLPTSWMLTAVSTDDFTGRMFSAINGMMLDVLAAVARKDYEDRRRRQAQGQAKAKEEGRYRGRIEDVKRNEGIASMLKAGISWTQIQNATGASRATVAKIAKRKI